In the Terriglobus sp. RCC_193 genome, TCCTGCCAAGACCCGGGTGCCCCACATCTCGATTCTGAGATGTGGGCCAGCGGCAAAGCCGCTCAAACCCACAAAGTGCGTCTTCTTTTCGGAAGGGAAGGGCTTCAGCCTGCCGTAAAGCTCACGCCGGGCAAAGGAGCTTTAGGCCCTGAAGGAATCCCACCTCTTGCCCCACCGCTCTCCAACAACTAGAGTCAAACGCGTATGCGTCTTCTTCGCGTGTTGATTGCCCTGCTCGCCGTTGCCGGAACGGTCGTCTCCATCCTCGCCCTGCGCGTCCACAACATGGACCCCAACGCCGCACCACCATGCGCCATCACAGAGCAGTGGGACTGCGGCACCGTCAACCACTCCCGTTTCGCCGTCTTCCCCGCGCGCGGCTTTGATGAAGACCCCAACAGCAAAGGCCACATCCCCGTCGCCACCATCGGTATCATCGGCTATCTTCTGATCGCCGTCCTCGCGCTCCTCGGTCGCGACTTCCTCACCTTTGAAGCCGCACAGCTCGGCTGCTTCTGCGCGCTGATCCTCACCTATCTTGAAAAATTCGTCATTGAGAAGTGGTGCATCTACTGCGTCTGGTCGCAGAGCATCATCGCCGCCATCGTCGTCCTCTCGGCCATCAACTGGTGGATTGCCAATCGTGACAAGGCCCGCCAGGGCCTCCACATCCGCGCCGTCTAAACGCGCATCGAAAGAGAACATGGGCTGGTTCGACATCATTCCGCTGCTGCAAAAAGTCGTGCCATTGCTGGCACGCGGCGTGCCCATGCTTGAGGTCTTCGTCAGCTCCCGCGGCAACGCACGCGAAGAGATGCGCGCCACCTTCGACCAGTTCAGCACGCAGGTACAAGGCGAACTCACATCGCATCACGCCGCGCTATCCGATGCTCTCGCTGCCAACACCGAACGCCTCGGCCATCTCTCATCGGACGTGGCACGCCTGCGCTCCGTCACAGAAGAGCAATCCGCACGCATCGCCGCTTCAGAACAGAAGATC is a window encoding:
- a CDS encoding vitamin K epoxide reductase family protein, with product MRLLRVLIALLAVAGTVVSILALRVHNMDPNAAPPCAITEQWDCGTVNHSRFAVFPARGFDEDPNSKGHIPVATIGIIGYLLIAVLALLGRDFLTFEAAQLGCFCALILTYLEKFVIEKWCIYCVWSQSIIAAIVVLSAINWWIANRDKARQGLHIRAV